Proteins encoded in a region of the Verrucomicrobiia bacterium genome:
- a CDS encoding MMPL family transporter, whose protein sequence is VGVHGNFLLQVYPKKDIWQRQNQEEFIDEVRTVDSNVTGTPVQLYEYTTLLKQSYEDAAWYSLIAISLMVLLHFRSLVALALALLPVAIGTLWLVGLMGYFKIPFNPANIMTLPLVIGIGVTNGIHILNRFAEEQNPSILAKSTGKAVLVSGLTTIAGFGSLILAKHQGIQSLGYVMASGTAACMLAGLTFLPAFLNLLMRRWRLIKQPSAINK, encoded by the coding sequence GTCGGCGTGCACGGCAACTTTCTGCTTCAGGTCTATCCCAAGAAGGACATCTGGCAGCGCCAGAATCAGGAGGAGTTCATCGACGAAGTGCGCACCGTGGACTCCAATGTCACCGGCACGCCGGTGCAGCTTTACGAATACACCACACTGTTGAAGCAAAGTTACGAGGATGCCGCGTGGTATTCCCTGATTGCCATTTCCCTGATGGTGCTGCTTCACTTCCGCAGCCTGGTTGCGTTGGCGCTGGCCTTGTTGCCGGTGGCCATCGGCACCCTGTGGCTGGTCGGGCTGATGGGTTACTTTAAAATCCCGTTCAACCCCGCCAATATCATGACGCTGCCCCTCGTGATCGGCATCGGCGTGACCAACGGCATCCACATTTTGAATCGTTTTGCCGAAGAGCAGAACCCCAGCATTCTGGCCAAGAGCACAGGCAAGGCAGTGCTGGTTTCCGGCCTGACGACGATTGCGGGGTTTGGCAGCCTCATTCTCGCCAAACATCAGGGGATTCAGAGCCTGGGTTACGTGATGGCCAGCGGAACGGCGGCGTGCATGTTGGCGGGTCTGACTTTCCTGCCCGCCTTTTTGAATTTGTTGATGCGGCGCTGGCGTTTAATCAAACAACCCAGTGCAATCAACAAGTGA